In a genomic window of Diorhabda carinulata isolate Delta chromosome 8, icDioCari1.1, whole genome shotgun sequence:
- the LOC130897278 gene encoding uncharacterized protein LOC130897278 isoform X1, translated as MAGNKCVYFKCGLSKRSDPTIKMYRFPMNDFTRCQKWIIHSGNAVLANLSQKSLRNKLICSKHFSENISQYKRLPTTTVPFRYKNDEGSESESHRENLDEQIIQLNVSSHSQTYSNSDFIAPIHSRNIDMTDSSLSNHEDEEWLKELQNLPSCSMGIGGRKQSLQEENERLRKELTNARKKVNNLNTQLRATKKKDYEHATLCERFVWTRNSHQFYKISCECAITTISMVSI; from the exons aTGGCTGGAAATAagtgtgtttatttcaagtgtGGACTAAGTAAGAGATCAGATCCCACAATTAAAATGTACCGATTTCCTATGAATGACTTTACCAGATGTCAAAAATGGATCATACACTCGG GTAATGCTGTTTTGGCAAACCTAAGCCAGAAATCACTAAGAAATAAGTTGATCTGCAGCAAACatttcagtgaaaatattagtCAATATAAAAGATTGCCTACTACTACTGTACCATTCCGCTACAAAAATGATGAAGGTTCAGAAAGTGAATCGCATagggaaaatttggatgaacaaATAATCCAATTGAATGTTTCCTCACATTcacaaacatattcaaatagtgattttattgCCCCGATTCATTCCAGAAACATTGACATGACAGATAGTTCTCTCAGTAACCATGAAGATGAAGAGTGGTTGAAGGAGTTACAGAACCTTCCATCTTGTTCTATGGGAATTGGAGGTAGGAAGCAGTCAttgcaagaagaaaatgaacggTTGAGAAAGGAACTAACCAATGCTAGGAAAAAAGTCAATAACCTGAATACTCAATTgagagctacaaaaaaaaaggattatgaacACGCAACTCTCTGCGAACGTTTTGTATGGACAAGGAACTCTCaccaattttacaaaatctctTGTGAATGTGCAATTACGACAATCTCCATGGTTAGTATCTGA
- the LOC130897278 gene encoding uncharacterized protein LOC130897278 isoform X2, protein MNIMFILKSDYLNIFGNAVLANLSQKSLRNKLICSKHFSENISQYKRLPTTTVPFRYKNDEGSESESHRENLDEQIIQLNVSSHSQTYSNSDFIAPIHSRNIDMTDSSLSNHEDEEWLKELQNLPSCSMGIGGRKQSLQEENERLRKELTNARKKVNNLNTQLRATKKKDYEHATLCERFVWTRNSHQFYKISCECAITTISMVSI, encoded by the exons ATgaatataatgtttatattaaaatcagattatttaaatatctttg GTAATGCTGTTTTGGCAAACCTAAGCCAGAAATCACTAAGAAATAAGTTGATCTGCAGCAAACatttcagtgaaaatattagtCAATATAAAAGATTGCCTACTACTACTGTACCATTCCGCTACAAAAATGATGAAGGTTCAGAAAGTGAATCGCATagggaaaatttggatgaacaaATAATCCAATTGAATGTTTCCTCACATTcacaaacatattcaaatagtgattttattgCCCCGATTCATTCCAGAAACATTGACATGACAGATAGTTCTCTCAGTAACCATGAAGATGAAGAGTGGTTGAAGGAGTTACAGAACCTTCCATCTTGTTCTATGGGAATTGGAGGTAGGAAGCAGTCAttgcaagaagaaaatgaacggTTGAGAAAGGAACTAACCAATGCTAGGAAAAAAGTCAATAACCTGAATACTCAATTgagagctacaaaaaaaaaggattatgaacACGCAACTCTCTGCGAACGTTTTGTATGGACAAGGAACTCTCaccaattttacaaaatctctTGTGAATGTGCAATTACGACAATCTCCATGGTTAGTATCTGA